One window from the genome of Deltaproteobacteria bacterium PRO3 encodes:
- a CDS encoding ubiquinol-cytochrome c reductase iron-sulfur subunit, which produces MAGEATIPGSERVAPKKGKDNLWTIRNFLGFAGWAAFGAFMTALLLSFLRFLYPRVLFEPSPVVKVGRPEEYLIGEVSEKYKESNRLWMVRNEEGIYALLAICTHLGCTPRWLATEKKFKCPCHGSGFKMNGVNFEGPAPRPLERVKISLDPDGIILVDKSKTYRFEKGEWDAPDAFLKLS; this is translated from the coding sequence ATGGCTGGAGAAGCGACGATACCGGGAAGCGAAAGGGTCGCCCCGAAAAAGGGCAAAGACAATCTCTGGACAATAAGAAATTTCCTCGGCTTCGCCGGGTGGGCCGCCTTCGGTGCCTTCATGACGGCCCTGCTGCTTTCCTTCCTCCGCTTCCTTTATCCCCGAGTCCTTTTTGAACCCTCTCCCGTCGTCAAGGTCGGCCGTCCCGAAGAATACCTGATCGGAGAGGTCTCCGAAAAATACAAAGAGAGCAATCGCCTGTGGATGGTGCGCAACGAGGAGGGCATCTACGCCCTCTTGGCCATCTGCACCCACCTGGGCTGCACCCCGCGCTGGCTCGCTACCGAGAAGAAATTCAAGTGCCCTTGCCACGGCTCCGGCTTCAAGATGAACGGCGTCAACTTCGAGGGCCCCGCGCCGCGCCCCCTGGAGCGCGTGAAGATTTCCTTGGATCCCGACGGCATCATCCTCGTCGACAAATCCAAGACGTACCGTTTCGAAAAAGGCGAGTGGGACGCCCCCGATGCCTTCCTGAAACTCTCTTAA
- a CDS encoding DUF4405 domain-containing protein: MKDKIQDIQETIVKSSVWKSVFRHGYADTPRNRILMVASNVFLHLHPSKLRRHGLTLRYTWCAGGLTFFFFLVTVVTGVLLMFYYRPVAEYAYNDMKYLQFDIPFGMVTRNMHRWAAHAMVIMVMLHMFRVFMTGSYKPPREFNWVVGVLLLTLTLLLSFTGYLLPWDQLSIWAVTVGTNMARATPLLGAEGPMAEQVAALTGVATPRYDARSLLTAGTVVGAPTLLRFYVLHCIFIPIVAALLMIVHFWRVRKDGGISGPM; encoded by the coding sequence ATGAAAGACAAAATTCAAGATATCCAAGAGACCATCGTCAAGAGCTCGGTGTGGAAGTCGGTCTTCCGGCACGGCTACGCCGACACCCCCCGCAACCGCATCCTGATGGTCGCCAGCAATGTCTTCCTGCACCTTCATCCGTCCAAGCTGCGCCGCCACGGCCTGACCCTGCGCTATACTTGGTGCGCGGGCGGATTGACCTTCTTCTTCTTCCTAGTCACCGTCGTCACCGGCGTCCTGTTGATGTTCTACTACCGGCCCGTCGCCGAGTACGCCTACAACGACATGAAATACCTTCAATTCGACATCCCCTTCGGGATGGTCACCCGCAACATGCACCGCTGGGCCGCCCACGCCATGGTCATCATGGTCATGCTGCACATGTTCCGCGTCTTCATGACGGGCTCGTACAAGCCGCCCCGCGAGTTTAACTGGGTGGTCGGCGTGCTCCTGCTGACCCTGACCCTGCTGCTCTCCTTCACCGGCTACCTGCTGCCCTGGGACCAGCTCTCCATCTGGGCGGTCACCGTCGGCACCAACATGGCCCGCGCGACGCCGCTGCTCGGCGCCGAGGGACCGATGGCCGAGCAGGTCGCGGCCCTGACCGGCGTGGCGACGCCGCGCTACGACGCGCGCAGCCTGCTGACCGCCGGCACCGTGGTCGGCGCGCCGACCCTGCTGCGCTTTTACGTCTTGCATTGCATCTTCATCCCGATCGTCGCGGCGCTGCTCATGATCGTGCATTTCTGGCGCGTGCGTAAGGACGGGGGCATTTCCGGACCGATGTAA
- a CDS encoding cytochrome C, with protein sequence MADIKDASEIPEVIDPKTDKVHTWPHLVRVEFICGLLAFMGLLIWSLVLDAPLEEPADPTKTPNPSKAPWYFLGLQEILVYFDPWMAGVVLPSLIIVGLMVIPYIDINPKGNGYYTWKERKFAVANFCFGFLILWVALIIVGVFLRGPGWNFFAPWQEWDSHKVVALTNIDLNILIADLTGLDILRNPVVAAIFGMGLVGAYYAIIPIYWKLKVKKSKILQELGPVRYGITAFLFLTMMALPIKMILRWTLNIKYIVQLPWINLNI encoded by the coding sequence ATGGCTGATATCAAGGACGCTTCGGAGATCCCCGAAGTCATCGACCCGAAAACCGACAAAGTCCATACCTGGCCCCATCTGGTGAGGGTCGAGTTCATTTGCGGTCTCCTGGCCTTCATGGGCTTGTTGATCTGGTCGCTGGTGCTGGACGCCCCTCTCGAAGAGCCCGCGGATCCGACCAAGACGCCCAACCCCTCCAAGGCCCCCTGGTACTTTTTGGGCCTGCAGGAGATCCTGGTTTATTTCGATCCTTGGATGGCCGGCGTCGTTCTGCCTTCATTGATCATCGTCGGTCTGATGGTGATCCCCTACATCGACATCAACCCGAAGGGTAACGGTTACTATACCTGGAAAGAGCGCAAGTTCGCCGTCGCTAATTTCTGCTTCGGCTTCCTGATCCTCTGGGTGGCCTTGATCATCGTCGGTGTCTTCCTGCGCGGCCCGGGTTGGAACTTCTTCGCCCCCTGGCAGGAGTGGGATTCGCACAAGGTCGTCGCCCTCACCAATATCGACCTCAATATTTTGATCGCCGACCTGACGGGCCTGGACATCCTGCGCAATCCGGTGGTCGCCGCGATCTTCGGGATGGGCCTGGTGGGCGCCTACTACGCGATCATTCCGATTTATTGGAAATTGAAGGTGAAGAAGTCCAAGATTCTCCAGGAATTGGGGCCGGTCCGCTACGGGATCACGGCCTTCCTGTTTCTGACGATGATGGCCCTGCCGATCAAGATGATCCTGCGCTGGACCCTCAACATCAAATACATCGTCCAACTTCCCTGGATTAACTTGAATATTTAG
- a CDS encoding c-type cytochrome, which produces MALAGRERSYSFVWFLLGGALMVLTAWYVYDEAIGRRTWKQYAAEWTRLETKRIEEEIAKEMKGIDPKKLKQIELEREKAQQALESQEFADLQEELKRKQIELDVANQDLQFAKADHDELFYQWKHAQHEGQDFSGYKKRYDELDAKIKKLNEVQIQKEEAFLAVQEKINQFKNKLKDLDAQKAALTKKVDALQKQLKGVQDRGAPIEQYVLDDLGKAGPVNWGTVDRCTSCHIPVLKPGYEKLKEPFRTHSNLNEIFNNHPVEDYGCVTCHGGQGRATQIKHKPMEKGDYPHGFEHHWKTPLLRGDFVQSSCNKCHVQQLNLDLAPVYTQGKQLFLEYGCINCHTVKGLEWAPKSGPDLGKIKDKVYPEWFLGWVKKPTDYLPHTKMPQVPWKNEQDPVKALAYILDKSEPFNWKYGKFPGGDAAKGKELFNTVGCFACHNVEGQGGGSGPALDRIAEKTTGDWIFNWIQDPKNWSKEHRMPSLRLTQGEAQDITAYLVSKGKKPDEDAQLRMALADPENIKAGFNVINTYGCYACHTIKGFEKASNPSVELTNFARKDVSELAFGDAKIPETWEAWTDGKLKNPQMYVDERSDSFMPKPNINDEQRHALLVFLKGQAPEVLPSKYIAYDPEIERGRRLVEKYNCKACHVIEGQGQEVAQWIKEPNFLPPNLASTGARLQTDWMHGFLRNPGDYPKVRPWLDIRMPTFQLSEAELEDLIRYFKKYDKVAGLFEVVDLKVTPEEVSAAQKLMGPENFNCYSCHIVGNKFPEGGPTVWAPNLEYVHARIRPQWLNKWIRNPADLVPGTRMPGYYPEPNSGPKDVLGGDDEKQIDALVHYLMTLGKKNGIIQGETAAPTTPETQPAAQGEKKPAAAADKQAQL; this is translated from the coding sequence ATGGCGCTTGCGGGCCGAGAGAGATCGTATAGTTTTGTCTGGTTCTTGCTGGGAGGGGCCCTGATGGTCTTGACGGCCTGGTACGTCTACGACGAGGCCATCGGACGCCGCACCTGGAAGCAATATGCCGCCGAATGGACCCGGCTCGAGACCAAGCGCATCGAAGAAGAGATCGCCAAGGAGATGAAGGGCATCGACCCGAAGAAGCTCAAGCAGATCGAGCTGGAAAGGGAGAAGGCCCAGCAGGCCCTGGAAAGCCAAGAGTTCGCGGACCTGCAAGAAGAGCTCAAGCGCAAGCAGATCGAACTGGACGTCGCCAACCAGGACCTACAATTCGCCAAGGCCGACCACGACGAGCTCTTCTACCAGTGGAAGCACGCCCAGCACGAGGGGCAGGATTTTTCCGGATACAAGAAGCGCTACGACGAGCTGGACGCCAAAATCAAGAAGCTGAACGAAGTCCAGATCCAGAAAGAAGAGGCCTTCCTCGCCGTCCAAGAGAAGATCAACCAATTCAAAAACAAGCTCAAGGATCTCGACGCCCAAAAGGCGGCGCTCACCAAGAAGGTCGACGCCCTGCAGAAGCAGTTGAAGGGCGTCCAGGATCGCGGCGCCCCGATCGAGCAGTACGTGTTGGACGATCTCGGCAAGGCCGGCCCGGTCAATTGGGGCACCGTCGACCGCTGCACCAGCTGCCACATTCCGGTCCTCAAGCCCGGTTACGAGAAGCTTAAAGAGCCCTTCCGGACGCATTCCAACTTAAATGAGATCTTCAACAACCACCCCGTCGAAGATTACGGCTGCGTCACCTGCCACGGCGGGCAGGGGCGAGCTACGCAGATCAAGCATAAGCCGATGGAAAAGGGGGACTACCCCCACGGCTTCGAGCACCACTGGAAAACGCCCTTGCTGCGCGGGGACTTCGTCCAGTCCAGCTGCAACAAGTGCCATGTCCAGCAGCTGAACCTCGACTTGGCGCCGGTCTACACCCAGGGCAAGCAGCTCTTCCTCGAATACGGCTGCATCAACTGCCACACCGTGAAGGGTCTCGAGTGGGCTCCGAAGTCGGGACCCGACCTCGGCAAAATCAAGGATAAGGTTTACCCTGAGTGGTTTCTGGGCTGGGTGAAAAAGCCTACCGACTACCTGCCGCACACCAAGATGCCTCAGGTTCCGTGGAAGAACGAGCAGGACCCCGTCAAGGCCCTGGCCTACATCCTCGACAAGAGCGAGCCCTTCAATTGGAAATACGGCAAGTTCCCGGGCGGCGACGCCGCCAAGGGCAAAGAGCTTTTCAACACGGTCGGCTGCTTCGCCTGCCATAACGTCGAGGGGCAGGGCGGCGGCTCCGGTCCGGCCCTGGATCGCATCGCCGAAAAGACCACCGGCGACTGGATCTTCAACTGGATCCAAGACCCCAAGAACTGGTCGAAGGAACACCGCATGCCCAGCCTGCGCTTGACGCAAGGCGAGGCGCAGGACATCACCGCCTACTTGGTCTCCAAGGGCAAGAAACCGGACGAGGACGCCCAGCTGCGCATGGCCCTGGCCGACCCCGAAAATATCAAGGCCGGCTTCAACGTGATCAATACCTATGGCTGCTATGCCTGTCATACGATCAAGGGCTTCGAGAAGGCCTCCAATCCTTCCGTCGAGCTGACCAATTTCGCCCGCAAGGACGTCAGCGAGCTGGCCTTCGGGGACGCCAAGATCCCCGAGACCTGGGAGGCCTGGACCGACGGCAAGCTGAAAAATCCCCAGATGTACGTCGACGAGCGCTCGGACAGCTTCATGCCCAAGCCGAACATCAACGACGAGCAGCGCCACGCCTTGTTGGTCTTCCTGAAGGGGCAGGCCCCCGAGGTACTGCCCAGCAAGTACATCGCCTACGACCCCGAGATCGAGAGGGGCCGCCGCCTCGTTGAAAAATACAACTGCAAGGCCTGCCACGTGATCGAGGGCCAGGGGCAGGAAGTGGCCCAGTGGATCAAGGAGCCGAACTTCCTACCGCCCAATCTGGCCTCCACCGGGGCAAGGTTGCAGACCGACTGGATGCACGGCTTCCTGCGCAATCCGGGCGATTATCCCAAGGTCCGTCCCTGGCTGGACATTAGGATGCCGACCTTCCAGCTCTCCGAGGCCGAGCTGGAAGACCTGATCCGCTACTTCAAGAAGTACGACAAGGTCGCTGGCCTTTTCGAGGTCGTGGATCTCAAGGTCACCCCAGAGGAGGTCTCCGCCGCTCAAAAGTTGATGGGTCCGGAAAACTTCAACTGCTACAGCTGCCACATCGTGGGCAACAAGTTCCCTGAGGGCGGGCCCACCGTTTGGGCGCCCAACCTTGAATACGTCCACGCGCGGATCCGCCCGCAATGGCTCAACAAGTGGATTCGCAATCCCGCGGACCTGGTGCCGGGCACCCGGATGCCGGGGTACTACCCCGAGCCGAACAGCGGGCCCAAGGACGTCCTGGGCGGCGACGACGAGAAGCAAATCGATGCACTCGTCCACTACCTGATGACGCTGGGCAAAAAGAACGGGATTATTCAGGGCGAGACCGCCGCGCCGACGACGCCGGAGACGCAGCCCGCCGCGCAGGGCGAGAAGAAGCCCGCAGCGGCCGCGGACAAGCAGGCTCAGCTCTAA
- a CDS encoding TonB-dependent receptor, translated as MLNKKFTALASALALALTISACGKKPGSTTTDTAAPAADKKEAAAPAAPAAPAAGSGSIKGKVSFTGTAPEMPELKREADPFCAKTKMKDEEVVVNANGTLKNVALVVQGAAASTPEASVVSEIDQVNCMYTPRVVTAAFGQNVKIVNSDPILHNVHTYADTKTLFNRAQPKGSPPMDKTFSKDDGSVIKFKCDVHPWMTGWLVLNDNALGAVTGDSGEFEIKGVPAGTYKIQAWHEKYGPKTVDVTVEADKTAEANFSYDGTEKAAYDFKEVHISLNHPGHQH; from the coding sequence ATGCTGAACAAAAAGTTTACGGCCCTCGCGAGCGCGCTCGCCCTGGCCTTGACGATTTCCGCCTGCGGCAAGAAGCCGGGCAGCACCACCACCGATACCGCGGCCCCCGCCGCGGACAAGAAAGAAGCGGCCGCTCCCGCGGCGCCGGCGGCCCCCGCGGCCGGCAGCGGCAGCATCAAGGGCAAGGTCAGCTTCACCGGCACCGCCCCCGAGATGCCCGAGCTGAAGCGCGAGGCCGATCCCTTCTGCGCCAAGACCAAGATGAAGGACGAAGAAGTCGTCGTCAACGCCAACGGCACGCTGAAGAACGTCGCGCTGGTTGTTCAGGGCGCCGCGGCTTCGACTCCCGAGGCCTCCGTCGTCTCGGAGATCGACCAAGTCAACTGCATGTACACCCCGCGCGTGGTCACGGCGGCCTTTGGGCAGAACGTCAAGATCGTAAACAGCGATCCTATTCTGCACAACGTCCACACCTATGCCGACACCAAGACCCTGTTCAACCGCGCCCAACCCAAGGGTTCGCCTCCCATGGACAAGACCTTCAGCAAGGATGACGGCTCGGTGATCAAGTTCAAGTGCGACGTCCATCCCTGGATGACCGGCTGGCTGGTCCTTAACGACAACGCCCTCGGCGCCGTCACCGGCGATTCCGGCGAGTTCGAAATCAAGGGCGTCCCCGCCGGCACCTACAAGATCCAGGCCTGGCACGAGAAATACGGCCCTAAGACCGTCGATGTGACCGTCGAGGCCGACAAGACCGCCGAGGCCAACTTCAGCTACGACGGCACCGAGAAGGCGGCCTATGACTTCAAGGAGGTCCATATCTCCTTGAACCACCCGGGCCACCAACACTAA
- a CDS encoding heme A synthase: MHDSRHASPSLRYLALFTALLTWFLILIGGIVHGTGSSLACPDWPTCYGSFFPEMKGGIFFEHSHRLVAALTGLLTVILCILLLRQGKGALKKAGVAAAALVIFQGILGGITVIYRLPTAVSTAHLATSMIFLCLVSGIAFACFPLRFPVSCESLRGLKAWLLPTLILVYLQIVLGALVRHTGAGLACLDIPLCRGSLWPEGAPPILQVHMLHRLAGALVGLVVLATSWRAYRASEGFPALRFMAVAAPFLVLLQIGLGLWSVHSALGLFPVTAHLGVGALLLVVFFLMNLGVILARRGTAGGEARGAVAEGLRPSTV, from the coding sequence ATGCACGATTCTCGGCATGCCTCGCCATCCCTTCGATATCTCGCACTTTTCACCGCGCTTTTGACCTGGTTTTTGATCCTCATCGGGGGGATCGTGCACGGGACGGGATCTTCCCTGGCCTGCCCCGATTGGCCCACCTGCTACGGATCCTTCTTTCCGGAAATGAAGGGCGGGATCTTCTTCGAGCACTCCCACCGCCTTGTCGCCGCCCTGACGGGACTGTTGACCGTGATCCTGTGCATTCTGCTGTTGCGGCAAGGGAAGGGGGCTCTGAAGAAGGCGGGCGTCGCGGCGGCGGCCCTGGTGATTTTCCAGGGCATCCTCGGCGGCATCACCGTGATCTACCGCTTGCCCACCGCGGTCTCCACGGCCCACCTCGCCACCTCGATGATCTTTCTCTGCCTGGTCTCCGGCATCGCCTTCGCGTGTTTTCCGCTGCGATTTCCGGTCTCCTGCGAGTCCCTGCGCGGCTTGAAGGCCTGGCTGCTTCCGACCTTGATCCTGGTTTACCTTCAAATTGTGTTGGGCGCCTTGGTACGGCACACGGGCGCCGGGCTCGCCTGTCTCGACATCCCCCTTTGCCGGGGCAGTCTCTGGCCGGAGGGCGCGCCGCCGATCCTTCAGGTGCACATGCTGCATCGCCTGGCGGGCGCCTTGGTCGGCCTCGTCGTGCTCGCGACTTCCTGGCGCGCCTATCGCGCGAGCGAGGGATTTCCCGCGCTGCGCTTTATGGCCGTCGCCGCGCCGTTCTTGGTTCTGTTACAGATCGGCCTCGGCCTCTGGAGCGTGCATTCCGCCCTGGGGCTGTTTCCCGTGACGGCGCATCTCGGCGTCGGGGCCCTGCTCTTGGTGGTTTTCTTCCTGATGAACCTCGGCGTGATCCTGGCCCGGCGCGGGACCGCGGGAGGGGAGGCGAGGGGGGCCGTTGCGGAGGGCCTTCGTCCCTCCACGGTATAG
- the cyoE gene encoding protoheme IX farnesyltransferase, giving the protein MKAQAQLSTHTLVDVVTLVKPRITLLTIITAAAGIHLAPGSADWSLILVACAGIALLVGGANALNMFLERDTDLLMKRTQNRPLPGKRLSPDFVLGFGSLLIGVSIPLLTYYVNPLTGALGALSLVSYVLFYTPLKRKSATALWVGAVPGAMPPLLGWTAVTGSIGLPALVLFAIIFFWQIPHFLAIGLFRKEEYARAGIRIYTLEASDRDILFQIVMNTVALFAVSLLLIPLHVTGTPYLIAALVLGGAFLGYALLGFRNGLNEEWARRLFLISLVYLTALFTVLFFDGGSS; this is encoded by the coding sequence ATGAAGGCCCAGGCCCAGCTCTCCACCCATACCCTGGTCGACGTCGTGACCCTGGTGAAGCCGCGGATCACGCTGCTCACGATCATCACGGCCGCGGCCGGCATCCACCTGGCGCCTGGTTCGGCCGACTGGAGCTTGATCCTGGTGGCCTGCGCCGGCATCGCGCTATTGGTCGGGGGGGCGAACGCCCTCAACATGTTCCTCGAGCGCGACACCGATCTCTTGATGAAGCGCACGCAGAACCGCCCGCTGCCGGGAAAGCGGCTCAGCCCCGATTTCGTCCTGGGCTTCGGGAGCCTGCTGATCGGCGTCTCGATTCCCCTGCTCACCTATTACGTCAATCCGCTGACCGGCGCCTTGGGCGCGCTTTCCTTGGTCAGCTACGTCCTGTTCTACACGCCGCTCAAGCGCAAGTCCGCGACGGCGCTCTGGGTGGGGGCGGTGCCCGGCGCGATGCCGCCCCTGCTGGGCTGGACGGCGGTGACCGGGTCGATCGGCCTGCCGGCGCTGGTGCTGTTTGCGATCATCTTCTTTTGGCAGATCCCGCATTTTCTGGCGATCGGCCTGTTCCGCAAGGAGGAGTACGCCCGCGCGGGGATCCGCATCTACACCCTCGAGGCGAGCGACCGCGACATCCTCTTCCAGATCGTCATGAACACCGTGGCCCTGTTCGCGGTCAGCCTGCTCTTGATCCCGCTGCACGTCACGGGAACGCCCTATTTGATCGCCGCGCTGGTCTTGGGCGGCGCCTTCCTCGGCTATGCGCTGTTGGGCTTTCGCAACGGTTTGAACGAGGAATGGGCGCGCCGCCTCTTCCTGATCTCACTGGTCTATCTCACCGCCCTCTTCACCGTCCTGTTCTTCGATGGAGGATCCTCATGA
- a CDS encoding SCO family protein: MGAPPLPDLTGLSHRPLHRPVLRWRILMKPRWMFLLFALALGACQRPELPVLGNIPEFRLTTQDDKPFGHEDMKGKVWVANFIFTSCGGACPMMTERMKKNIQAPLLEMAAGNPDFSARIVSFSVDPERDKPQVLADYAKTHGADLRYWTFLTGPLQDVTKTVVEGFKISMGKVPAATPRAQGGADDEIWEIVHGEQFLLIDAQGRIRGFYSSEGQGLRKLLADLRGLLKGKTS; encoded by the coding sequence ATGGGCGCGCCGCCTCTTCCTGATCTCACTGGTCTATCTCACCGCCCTCTTCACCGTCCTGTTCTTCGATGGAGGATCCTCATGAAGCCGCGTTGGATGTTTTTGCTCTTCGCCCTCGCTCTGGGCGCCTGCCAGCGTCCGGAGCTGCCGGTCTTGGGGAATATCCCCGAATTCCGACTCACGACCCAGGACGATAAGCCCTTCGGCCACGAGGACATGAAGGGCAAGGTCTGGGTTGCCAATTTCATCTTCACCTCCTGCGGCGGGGCCTGCCCGATGATGACCGAGCGGATGAAGAAAAACATCCAGGCGCCCTTGCTCGAAATGGCCGCCGGAAATCCGGATTTTTCCGCACGGATCGTCTCCTTCAGCGTCGATCCGGAACGGGACAAGCCGCAGGTCCTGGCCGACTACGCCAAGACCCACGGCGCCGACCTGCGCTACTGGACCTTCCTCACCGGGCCGCTTCAGGACGTGACGAAGACCGTGGTCGAGGGCTTCAAGATCAGCATGGGTAAGGTCCCGGCGGCGACGCCCCGGGCCCAAGGGGGAGCTGACGACGAGATCTGGGAGATCGTCCACGGGGAGCAGTTTTTATTGATCGACGCGCAGGGCCGGATCCGCGGCTTCTACTCCTCCGAGGGTCAGGGCCTGCGCAAACTATTGGCCGACCTGCGCGGCCTGCTGAAAGGAAAGACCTCATGA